Proteins found in one Oscarella lobularis chromosome 16, ooOscLobu1.1, whole genome shotgun sequence genomic segment:
- the LOC136197051 gene encoding sacsin-like gives MSDVFGFKFRQKGSPLWKQIKVILNKYPHEQILKELIQNADDAGATKVKFLLDARPDAYGTESLINPEMARFQGPALYSQNDAAFKDSDWESIQTLRGSVKENDPSKVGRFGIGFNSVYHLTDLPSVVSGGKIGFFDPQEKYFKEGGQGCTFSASELYRDQFDPYNVFGCSMTASSYDATLFRFPLRNDGDESDLSKSVHSPETIRTTLFESFKQDAHLVPLFLNSVSSIKLFEWRPGSESPVKVFSVCIDKETRQAVRHARERINVRVEKGEVLVEEAVVTCRDIEAQILTRQRWLISHYISKEMSVLLKLSEEIHQLPRIGLALSLPPLTAQAEDPGRVFCFLPLPPTGESNTGLPVHVHGSFSVADDRGSLKWGASDCQTKEVEWNSLLLEHLMAPAYDALIHKAISLSLDHGTVYRAWPDPSDVKHHWKGVVDRFLRRLLCGDVFWTESEGSWISLSKAVVSESSELNPDDRVAYEEMIGIGVPVVLPPKNVLACLKAACYQPFDSKFVRALLRNRFCGLAELSRERKLSLLAFVLKDEDYADLVGLFLLPVNDDSFVEFYMSTSPQKVFIGNDNIPLSLFPGMDNIFLHCALREDLFSKLTSHQCRSALSLVKLKHRHVSSLLKQILTSYWPLQEEKSTLPWSDQPSRQWMQDVWEWIGAHNKYDEFVGYFVVPCDNFTSVAKLVRGRNVIFAEHDSALPMSRNVASTFRSAGCVVLQDCPDYISISSNYELTKYVWTQDKVLHCIAQVPLSVSSFHNWSAIQCQEVLSFLSRVIRNVSLTSAMESALLSMPLFRLYNSPAYSSLQKCRESVPESVKNLSLMRPLLSFPNHEESTVLRNLSSFHRQLTFEELFTEVVFPDMETSGMDYTTSVVKYLLDNLDNHHPLPDVVRKHINELPFIPVADGTIKKPSELFEPSSPLLSKLFRDKAVFPEGPFALSKKYGRLLSGIVCFRPLESISGSEIVEIAHEASAGDAEKGEALLSLFVCEDRFLWVEKRLSESFFSAFGSTVADLLKEIKWCPVEDSAPCSYPSTLPWKSDCCKTALPSETVCALACSELSLEELSFLVGSTEFILKGGIVQNESLLEFLGLCQVTLDSVLKHWLKAMEKYKSDKESFGVQFGKMMATLLSLLPQYLSQASLEDAITRQFSDPNFIWISDDVGFVSANRLAVSCIDIRSLKPWLFTIRQGGYSHLSSAKIQSALGIKSDFSQSVLLNALTEMKISHDEGKALAADVGRDLTVAVRILDWFAKNVDEVSPTILGKMLVPVNHPCNLRLLSCADVIYFDTECTNSDLTDCDVLHGSITRETALKLGVPFLSSRRALSEYKDIKSCLDDHAVEFGEEFGQQEPLARRLRNIIGAYPWGVQILKELVQNADDAGASTLHIVYDKRNHPARTVFGDGWKHLQGPALLVYNDRPFSEDDLSGIQNLGLGSKRDDAAKIGQFGIGFNAVYHLTDCPSFISDNKVFCVLDPLCKFIPGSSINKPGRKFYLKEGFWEKISDVKDAYYSVFSADELSGATLFRFPLRHTGYSPAEPIRKKGVSCDEMNILLEDFADISSKLLLFLNSLKTIKLSIVDDEERTEEFSVCAELDSTATLKRRELFKKIAAAKEVETFRIPWFQVEYEMTIIEDKKGYISSQCCLVLQSIGYQSLCDGDIRDFSEEAVLPRAGVAASVFAIEIKYDCKAYCFLPLPGKIPLPVYVNGHFALDSSRRDLFRDSSSARTCNLKQAWNEHLIDYCVVPAYAAFLEEAKRYVIPERKGDSDFCSRLAWFHSLFPVIKDDNNSYWNRLSCKVYECLTKSSSPVLAYVDCLLSFEQQLLSDLASYSGKKLYSQFRSQDRAAVDAASIIITSFSMKPSLRWYSIGPVERQGVHFSRALYWSQEAVQLRLGTSGAIVLKALLLLLGLPVVTTTQRIFSSLQSVGDSGVEMTTPESVCSFLYHFEWSLSPRKFTLGEIKTTLFKSPVVVGFLLNFLFVSQEGESLSLKKLEGLPLLVTGDERLRVFSKNYPVYLSRFPELLPTNRDLFVHPHIRDSTFSHFRYIEIAKTTPTIRLLSPSAFVALLQRTKWLPLKAFAWYTIDEEPPFLSNWVAQFWEYIMTEGLACSTFENALDFFSDYPLIPTTSHSHSVFVPISLGFTVLHVTDFHIPAEKAVMEMGMPVLQIKLVGERAAAALVKSRLVTFGFPGRVIKALQHLSSNKMCFCCDASVSLCLLKYFNSHVDRRSRQPTGFTSDDLGALPLFETVDGSFRPLFSGKSVCLPESLLLCGKEVWMESVPLLFLKRQPELYALYECLDVNTKSLADIYLELILPKFRRMSNDDRMEHLLFLKSFSELPKVLKKLALTPCFFADGDVYCVERFYNPDVQLFTLTLPSEVFPPMPTTAARLLEEDRVSWLEFLQKLGLQKVASAELLIQLGEHLEEISRELKTLPDIWITMSKLLFHHFIENDYSSSVRDRFLSLKCLPAATIRNDLAAISKPFPAVITSCKLSVKYSAVNEWLCWTSRSLAPKWTESLREKSAVSSPIIIKRSPSLLQVIKNVKCYVVGYEAAKCRGKVDENLLKEMQRITLCAMQFFGRNLKFRPPPVLPVSSNLRNFLIFESCFQDAASIDVARKLRELDFIFVKEAKTLVKPLKVVWRSPKEMLHLYPYFYELPAVYGEYIDLLRCLGVDAEARPFHCARVLEDIRDRNGKSNSALKDESDLRKAKSAIQCLFSLLECNQGKKSSKSDKSLIEALKPLFLLNRNDGLELSSDLFFLDNIQHETYIQTLEIFNSFSFLIDITKCNLSNLHECTVDLLPECLRPKIASNFFCSRIKKGSMVDSSSEKHLTATKRLQTLVNSQHFVSGLKSMYVDKSRSDKIPSHFEVGLKTLTHVRFVCLHSFSTCLVLLADKKEVDKTAENADVYLEVSKEAVLYLSEKALNDNSSGAAFTVWIKVANFVMQLLRHPTYIDSAIVAGMLTQSSPSEIPSYLKDFGISFREFGDVRKLQKESCNVEVVCGREVNPAQMNHIFNDGNFAVGEWAVCKIAKNKPIYGQVLSKLYTLDDLNEDDDHSRFIIDIGQEDPAVVDSSNLYKFMKRATDLPRDVAPAIESRPVHRASMTFQEKHADLSPLSNEVSQFKICKLGLQSERVCESFHYNFSHSSHSLSGEMRYSSRGASRHVDSEVDDVPCFSIQTCSPQPRIGRMFRSQAEADLFAARDQYEVQLRKGQCNFALVCFLCHECAEKALKGVLLLKRGLDFRLSKSHNIRIFLSALDYVSESAKFSVQSSILHLSSYYVPTRYPDALDAVPAVSFTQDEARNALESAETIVKEIKV, from the exons ATGTCTG atgtttTCGGGTTTAAATTTCGCCAGAAAGGTTCACCCTTGTGGAAGCAAATTAAAGTCATACTGAACAAATACCCTCATGAGCAGATTCTGAAG GAGCTAATTCAAAATGCGGACGACGCTGGTGCAACCAAAGTGAAGTTTCTTCTCGATGCAAGGCCAGATGCATATGGCACAGAATCTCTTATCAACCCGGAAATGGCTCGATTTCAAGGGCCAGCGCTTTACTCTCAGAACGACGCTGCTTTCAAGGACAGCGACTGGGAGAGTATACAAACACTTCGTGGAAGCGTAAAGGAAAACGATCCCTCGAAAGTGGGTCGTTTTGGAATTGGTTTCAATTCTGTTTATCACCTAACAG ATCTACCCAGTGTAGTGAGCGGCGGCAAAATTGGCTTCTTTGATCCCCAAGAGAAGTATTTCAAAGAAGGTGGTCAAGGGTGCACTTTCTCAGCTTCTGAATTGTACCGTGATCAGTTTGATCCGTACAACGTATTTGGATGCAGCATGACTGCTTCATCGTACGATGCAACTCTCTTTCGGTTTCCTTTGAGAAACGACGGTGACGAATCGGATTTGAGCAAAAGCGTCCACTCTCCGGAAACCATTCGCACTACGTTGTTTGAGTCCTTTAAGCAAGACGCTCACCTCGTACCTCTTTTTCTCAATTCCGTTTCATCGATCAAGCTCTTTGAATGGCGGCCAGGAAGTGAGTCACCTGTAAAGGTGTTCAGCGTCTGCATAGATAAAGAGACTCGGCAAGCTGTTCGTCATGCGAGAGAACGAATTAATGTCCGTGTTGAGAAAGGTGAGGTACTGGTGGAAGAAGCAGTGGTTACCTGTCGGGACATCGAAGCCCAAATTCTTACTCGGCAGAGATGGTTAATTTCGCACTATATCTCAAAAGAGATGTCAGTTCTTTTGAAACTCAGTGAAGAGATTCATCAATTGCCTCGGATTGGCCTTGCACTCTCACTCCCACCCTTGACTGCCCAGGCTGAAGACCCAGGCCGAGTGTTTTGCTTTCTGCCTCTTCCTCCCACGGGCGAAAGCAACACGGGATTACCCGTGCACGTTCACGGATCGTTCAGCGTTGCTGATGACAGAGGAAGCTTGAAATGGGGAGCTTCAGACTGTCAAACTAAAGAAGTCGAGTGGAATAGTTTACTGCTCGAACATCTAATGGCTCCAGCATACGATGCTTTGATACATAAAGcaatttctttgtctttggaTCACGGTACCGTCTACCGAGCCTGGCCGGATCCTTCGGATGTTAAACATCATTGGAAAGGTGTTGTTGATCGCTTTCTACGTCGTTTACTGTGCGGAGATGTTTTTTGGACGGAAAGCGAAGGTTCGTggatttctctttccaaagCTGTCGTCAGTGAATCTTCAGAATTGAATCCGGACGACAGAGTTGCATACGAGGAAATGATTGGAATTGGAGTGCCTGTTGTTTTGCCTCCGAAAAATGTTCTTGCTTGCCTAAAGGCTGCCTGCTACCAACCGTTTGACTCGAAGTTTGTCCGAGCGTTGTtaagaaatcgtttttgcgGCTTGGCTGAGCTCAGTCGCGAAAGAAAGCTTAGCCTTCTTGCGTTTGTTTTGAAAGATGAAGACTACGCCGATTTAGTCGGGCTGTTTTTACTGCCAGTGAACGACGACTCTTTTGTTGAGTTTTATATGTCGACATCGCCACAGAAAGTTTTCATAGGAAACGATAATATCCCGTTATCTCTTTTCCCAGGAATGGACAACATATTCTTGCACTGCGCTTTGAGGGAAGACCTGTTCTCGAAACTAACGTCGCATCAATGTCGCTCAGCGCTTTCGCTTGTGAAACTTAAACATCGTCACGTCTCGTCGCTGCTCAAACAAATTTTAACTAGTTACTGGCCATTGCAAGAGGAGAAATCGACTCTTCCATGGTCAGACCAACCTAGCCGTCAGTGGATGCAGGACGTGTGGGAATGGATTGGTGCTCATAATAAATATGATGAATTCGTTGGCTACTTTGTCGTACCTTGTGACAACTTCACATCTGTAGCGAAGCTCGTCCGTGGAAGGAACGTCATCTTTGCTGAACACGATTCAGCTTTGCCAATGTCACGGAATGTTGCGTCCACTTTCAGAAGCGCCGGATGCGTTGTTTTGCAGGATTGCCCTGATtatatttctatttcttcgaATTACGAATTGACGAAGTACGTGTGGACTCAGGATAAAGTGTTGCATTGTATTGCTCAGGTTCCCCtctccgtttcttcttttcacaATTGGTCAGCGATTCAGTGTCAAGAAGTGCTATCCTTCCTATCTCGCGTGATTCGCAATGTTTCTCTTACATCAGCAATGGAGTCCGCATTGCTGTCAATgcctctttttcgtctttatAATTCACCTGCTTATTCAAGTTTGCAAAAGTGTCGGGAATCTGTTCCGGAGTCGGTAAAGAATCTTTCACTAATGCGTCCTTTACTTTCTTTTCCGAATCATGAAGAATCGACTGTCCTACGTAATCTGTCGTCTTTTCATCGACAGTTGACTTTTGAGGAGTTGTTTACTGAAGTTGTTTTTCCTGATATGGAAACGTCCGGAATGGACTACACAACATCGGTAGTGAAGTATCTTCTAGATAATCTAGATAATCATCATCCCCTTCCCGACGTCGTGCGCAAGCACATTAACGAGCTCCCTTTTATTCCAGTGGCAGACGGGACCATAAAGAAACCGTCAGAACTTTTCGAGCCGTCTTCTCCTCTATTGTCGAAGCTTTTTCGTGACAAGGCGGTTTTTCCTGAAGGACCCTTTGCTCTTTCCAAAAAGTATGGTCGTCTTCTCTCTGGTATCGTATGTTTTCGTCCGTTGGAGTCAATTTCAGGTTCGGAAATTGTCGAAATAGCCCATGAAGCTTCAGCGGGGGACgcagaaaaaggcgaagCGCTGCTTAGTCTTTTCGTCTGTGAAGATAGATTTTTGTGGGTAGAAAAGCGGCTTTCTGAATCATTTTTCTCGGCGTTTGGTTCGACTGTTGCTGATTTATTGAAAGAGATTAAGTGGTGTCCTGTTGAGGACAGTGCTCCTTGTTCGTATCCTTCTACTTTGCCATGGAAGAGTGACTGCTGTAAAACTGCTCTTCCTTCTGAAACCGTCTGTGCTCTTGCCTGCAGTGAACTTTCTCTTGAGGAGTTGTCTTTCCTTGTTGGCAGCACTGAATTCATTTTAAAGGGAGGCATTGTTCAAAACGAGAGCCTTCTCGAGTTTCTTGGACTTTGTCAAGTGACTTTGGATAGCGTTCTCAAACACTGGTTGAAGGCCATGGAGAAATACAAATCAGATAAGGAGAGTTTCGGGGTGCAATTTGGCAAAATGATGGCAACGcttctttcccttttgcctcAGTACTTGTCTCAGGCCTCTCTTGAAGACGCTATTACTAGACAGTTTTCGGATCCTAACTTTATTTGGATCAGTGACGACGTTGGATTTGTTTCCGCTAATCGCCTCGCCGTTTCTTGCATTGATATTCGTTCTTTGAAGCCTTGGCTCTTCACAATTCGGCAAGGAGGTTATTCTCATCTGTCTTCTGCAAAAATTCAATCTGCTCTTGGTATAAAATCTGATTTTAGTCAATCTGTCTTGCTGAACGCTCTAACTGAAATGAAGATATCTCACGACGAAGGCAAAGCGTTAGCAGCAGATGTCGGCCGCGATTTGACGGTAGCCGTTAGAATTCTCGATTGGTTTGCTAAAAACGTCGATGAAGTTTCCCCAACAATTCTTGGCAAGATGCTTGTTCCGGTCAATCATCCTTGTAATCTACGATTACTTTCGTGTGCGGACGTTATATATTTCGATACGGAGTGCACTAATAGTGACCTTACCGACTGCGATGTTCTTCACGGAAGCATAACGCGTGAAACGGCTTTGAAACTGGGAGTTCCTTTTCTCAGCAGTCGACGTGCACTGTCCGAATACAAAGATATAAAAAGTTGTCTTGACGACCACGCTGTTGAGTTTGGAGAAGAGTTTGGTCAGCAAGAACCCTTAGCACGTCGTCTACGAAACATTATAGGAGCCTATCCGTGGGGAGTTCAGATTCTGAAGGAGCTTGTTCAGAACGCTGACGACGCTGGAGCGTCTACTCTTCACATCGTTTATGACAAACGGAATCATCCTGCTAGGACAGTGTTTGGCGACGGCTGGAAGCACTTGCAGGGTCCGGCATTGCTGGTCTACAATGATCGTCCTTTTTCAGAAGATGATTTATCGGGAATTCAAAACTTAGGACTTGGCAGTAAAAGGGACGATGCTGCTAAAATCGGTCAATTTGGAATTGGGTTTAACGCTGTTTACCATCTAACAGACTGTCCCTCTTTTATCTCCGACAATAAGGTTTTTTGTGTCCTTGATCCTTTATGCAAGTTCATTCCTGGTTCGTCAATCAACAAGCCTGGTCGAAAGTTTTATTTGAAAGAAGGGTTTTGGGAAAAAATTTCTGATGTAAAAGACGCCTATTATTCAGTCTTTTCTGCTGATGAACTTTCTGGTGCCACGCTCTTTCGATTTCCACTGAGACATACCGGGTATAGCCCAGCTGAACCAATACGTAAAAAGGGAGTAAGTTGTGATGAAATGAATATTCTTTTGGAAGACTTTGCGGACATTTCTTCTAAATTGCTGCTCTTTCTGAATTCATTGAAGACGATAAAACTTTCGATTGTTGATGATGAAGAACGAACAGAGGAATTCTCGGTTTGCGCCGAATTGGACTCAACTGCGACACTGAAGCGAAGAGAATtgtttaaaaaaattgccgCTGCCAAAGAGGTAGAAACGTTCCGAATTCCATGGTTTCAAGTCGAATACGAAATGACGATTATAGAAGATAAGAAAGGTTATATCTCTTCACAGTGTTGCCTTGTGCTTCAATCGATTGGTTATCAGTCGCTTTGTGACGGGGATATTCGAGATTTTTCCGAAGAAGCCGTGCTTCCTCGAGCAGGCGTTGCAGCTTCGGTTTTTGCGATTGAAATTAAGTATGACTGCAAGGCTTACTGTTTCTTACCACTGCCAGGTAAAATACCATTGCCGGTCTACGTTAATGGACATTTTGCCCTCGACTCGTCTCGTCGTGATCTCTTCCGTGACAGCTCTTCAGCAAGGACGTGCAACCTGAAACAGGCTTGGAACGAGCATCTTATTGATTACTGTGTTGTTCCAGCTTACGCTGCCTTTCTCGAAGAAGCCAAGCGCTATGTCATTCCTGAGCGTAAGGGCGATTCCGATTTTTGCAGCCGACTTGCATGGTTTCACTCTCTCTTTCCTGTCATCAAAGACGACAACAATTCGTACTGGAATCGATTGTCTTGCAAAGTTTACGAATGTCTTACAAAGTCATCATCGCCCGTTCTCGCTTATGTAGACTGCCTTCTGTCGTTCGAGCAACAACTGCTGAGTGATCTCGCCTCCTACTCCGGAAAAAAGCTCTACTCTCAGTTCCGTAGTCAGGATAGAGCTGCTGTTGATGCTGCTTCCATTATTATCACTAGTTTTTCTATGAAGCCTTCATTGAGATGGTATTCTATTGGACCAGTGGAACGGCAAGGCGTTCATTTTAGTAGAGCTCTTTATTGGTCCCAGGAAGCCGTTCAGCTTCGCCTTGGAACAAGTGGCGCTATTGTCCTGAAAGCACTCCTTCTGTTACTCGGACTTCCAGTTGTCACTACAACTCAAAGAATATTTTCGTCTTTGCAAAGCGTTGGTGATTCTGGAGTTGAAATGACAACTCCTGAGTCAGTCTGCAGCTTTCTTTATCACTTTGAGTGGTCATTGAGTCCCCGTAAGTTTACACTTGGTGAAATCAAGACTACACTTTTTAAATCTCCGGTTGTCGTTGGCTTTCTTCTAAACTTTCTGTTCGTTTCCCAAGAGGGTGAATCGCTTTCTCTGAAAAAACTGGAGGGACTTCCTCTTTTGGTCACAGGAGACGAACGTTTGAGAGTTTTTTCGAAGAATTATCCTGTCTATCTTTCTCGATTTCCGGAACTCCTGCCGACTAATCGTGATCTTTTCGTGCACCCTCACATTCGTGATTCGACATTTAGCCACTTTCGCTACATTGAAATCGCGAAGACTACTCCGACAATCCGTTTACTGTCTCCGTCTGCTTTTGTTGCTCTACTGCAAAGGACAAAATGGTTGCCTTTGAAGGCATTCGCCTGGTACACGATAGACGAAGAGCCGCCTTTTCTAAGTAATTGGGTTGCCCAATTTTGGGAATATATTATGACGGAAGGACTGGCTTGTTCTACTTTCGAAAATGCACTAGACTTCTTTAGCGATTACCCCCTTATTCCAACTACCAGCCATTCTCATTCCGTGTTTGTACCTATTAGTCTTGGATTTACTGTGTTACATGTTACTGATTTTCATATTCCAGCTGAAAAAGCCGTGATGGAAATGGGAATGCCCGTTCTTCAAATTAAACTTGTCGGGGAGAGAGCAGCTGCAGCCTTAGTCAAATCACGGCTAGTCACATTTGGCTTTCCCGGAAGAGTTATAAAGGCCCTTCAGCACCTTAGTTCTAATAAGATGTGCTTCTGTTGCGACGCATCGGTGTCTCTGTGTCTTTTAAAGTACTTCAATTCACATGTCGACCGTCGCTCTCGCCAGCCGACGGGCTTTACTTCCGATGATCTTGGCGCCCTTCCACTTTTTGAAACAGTGGATGGTAGCTTTCGGCCCTTATTCTCTGGAAAGTCTGTCTGTTTGCCGGAATCTTTGTTGTTATGTGGTAAAGAGGTTTGGATGGAATCCGTTCCCCTGCTTTTTCTCAAGAGGCAACCAGAATTATATGCTCTCTACGAATGCTTGGATGTTAATACTAAATCTCTTGCAGATATTTATCTAGAATTGATACTCCCAAAGTTTCGCCGCATGTCGAATGACGATCGAATGGAGCATCTGTTGTTCTTGAAATCTTTTTCTGAGCTACCCAAAGTACTTAAGAAGCTTGCTCTCACTCCATGTTTCTTTGCAGATGGAGACGTATATTGTGTTGAAAGATTTTATAATCCTGATGTTCAGCTGTTTACTCTCACGCTTCCAAGTGAGGTCTTTCCTCCTATGCCGACAACGGCCGCACGCTTGCTGGAAGAAGACCGAGTGAGTTGGCTGGAATTCCTGCAAAAGCTTGGCTTGCAGAAAGTTGCTTCCGCAGAGTTGCTCATACAACTTGGCGAGCATCTTGAAGAAATATCGAGAGAGTTAAAAACCCTGCCGGATATTTGGATAACGATGTCGAAGCTTCTGTTTCATCACTTTATCGAAAATGACTACAGTAGCTCAGTTAGAGACCGTTTCTTGTCATTGAAGTGCTTGCCTGCAGCAACAATTAGAAATGACCTAGCTGCTATTTCTAAACCATTTCCTGCAGTGATCACAAGCTGCAAACTGTCAGTGAAATATTCTGCCGTGAACGAATGGCTTTGCTGGACTTCGCGCTCTCTGGCGCCCAAGTGGACAGAAAGTCTTCGAGAAAAGTCTGCTGTTTCTAGTCCCATTATTATCAAGCGTTCTCCTTCTTTGCTTCAGGTTATTAAAAACGTTAAATGTTATGTCGTAGGCTATGAGGCAGCAAAATGTCGCGGAAAAGTCGATGAAAATCTTTTGAAAGAAATGCAGCGAATCACACTTTGCGCTATGCAGTTTTTTGGTAGGAATCTAAAGTTTCGACCTCCTCCTGTTTTACCAGTTTCATCAAATCTGAGAaactttttaatttttgaaagtTGTTTTCAAGATGCTGCGAGCATTGATGTCGCAAGGAAACTTAGGGAGCTGGATTTTATTTTCGTAAAAGAAGCAAAGACGTTAGTTAAGCCACTTAAGGTTGTGTGGAGGTCTCCAAAAGAAATGCTTCATCTATATCCTTATTTTTACGAGTTACCAGCCGTATATGGAGAGTACATTGACCTGCTTCGTTGTCTTGGTGTAGACGCTGAGGCTAGACCATTTCATTGCGCTCGTGTGCTTGAAGATATACGTGATCGGAATGGCAAATCGAATTCTGCACTTAAAGATGAATCTGACTTACGGAAAGCAAAATCTGCTATTCAGTGCCTCTTTAGCCTGCTCGAATGCaatcaaggaaaaaaaagtagCAAAAGCGACAAATCCCTTATCGAGGCTTTAAAACCTTTGTTTTTATTGAATCGAAACGATGGGTTGGAACTGTCAAGCGATTTATTCTTCCTCGACAACATTCAACACGAAACCTATATTCAGACCCTTGAGATATTtaactctttttcttttcttattgaCATCACAAAGTGCAATTTGTCGAATCTTCACGAATGTACTGTCGACTTGTTACCGGAATGTCTTCGCCCAAAGATAGCCtcaaatttcttttgttcTCGTATTAAGAAAGGTAGTATGGTTGATTCGTCGAGTGAGAAGCATCTAACTGCTACGAAAAGACTGCAAACCTTGGTAAATTCGCAGCATTTTGTTTCGGGACTCAAAAGTATGTATGTCGACAAAAGCAGAAGTGACAAAATACCTTCTCATTTCGAAGTCGGTCTAAAAACTTTAACACATGTCCGATTTGTTTGTCTTCATTCTTTTTCGACTTGTCTCGTTTTGTTAGCTGATAAAAAAGAAGTCGACAAAACCGCGGAAAATGCAGATGTTTACCTCGAAGTGTCCAAAGAAGCAGTACTCTACCTCTCTGAAAAAGCTTTGAATGATAATTCTTCTGGGGCGGCTTTTACTGTTTGGATAAAAGTCGCTAATTTTGTTATGCAACTTCTTCGACATCCTACTTATATTGACAGCGCTATTGTTGCAGGCATGCTCACCCAAAGCAGTCCATCAGAAATACCCTCATATTTAAAGGATTTTGGCATTTCTTTTAGGGAATTTGGTGACGTTCGTAAGCTCCAAAAGGAATCTTGCAACGTAGAAGTGGTTTGCGGTCGGGAAGTGAATCCGGCTCAAATGAATCATATTTTCAACGATGGTAACTTTGCAGTTGGAGAATGGGCCGTATGTAAAATCGCCAAGAACAAGCCTATTTACGGTCAAGTTCTTAGTAAATTGTATACGCTAGACGATttaaatgaagacgacgatcatTCGCGCTTCATTATTGATATTGGGCAGGAAGATCCGGCCGTAGTTGACTCCTCGAATCTATACAAGTTCATGAAGCGAGCCACTGATCTACCCAGAGATGTCGCACCCGCAATTGAGTCACGACCGGTTCATCGGGCATCGATGACTTTCCAGGAGAAGCACGCAGACCTCTCGCCACTATCTAATGAAGTGTCGCAATTTAAAATTTGCAAACTTGGTTTACAGTCCGAAAGAGTCTGTGAAAGTTTTCATTACAACTTTTCTCATTCCAGCCATTCGTTATCTGGCGAAATGAGATATTCTTCTCGCGGAGCATCTCGCCACGTCGACAGCGAAGTTGATGATGTTCCGTGCTTTTCAATTCAGACTTGTTCTCCGCAACCGAGAATAGGAAGAATGTTCCGCTCTCAAGCTGAAGCTGATTTGTTCGCTGCTCGAGATCAATACGAAGTACAACTTCGGAAGGGCCAATGTAATTTTGCTCTTGtatgttttctttgccaCGAGTGCGCGGAGAAAGCTCTAAAAGGTGTGTTGCTTCTGAAGAGAGGTCTCGATTTTAGGCTGAGTAAAAGCCACAatattcgaatttttttgtctgccCTGGATTACGTTTCTGAATCGGCTAAGTTTTCCGTCCAGTCCAGCATCCTTCACTTGAGCAGCTACTACGTCCCCACTCGTTATCCTGATGCCTTAGATGCTGTACCTGCAGTTTCCTTCACTCAAGATGAAGCTCGAAACGCTTTGGAGAGTGCCGAGACCATTGTAAAGGAAATCAAAGTCTGA